In Musa acuminata AAA Group cultivar baxijiao unplaced genomic scaffold, Cavendish_Baxijiao_AAA HiC_scaffold_1118, whole genome shotgun sequence, one genomic interval encodes:
- the LOC135666666 gene encoding ribulose bisphosphate carboxylase large chain translates to MSCREGLMSPQTETKASVGFKAGVKDYKLNYYTPDYEVKDTDILAAFRVTPQPGVPPEEAGAAVAAESSTGTWTTVWTDGLTSLDRYKGRCYHIEAVVGEENQYIAYVAYPLDLFEEGSVTNMFTSIVGNVFGFKALRALRLEDLRIPTSYSKTFQGPPHGIQVERDKLNKYGRPLLGCTIKPKLGLSAKNYGRAVYECLRGGLDFTKDDENVNSQPFMRWRDRFLFCTEALFKAQAETGEIKGHYLNATAGTCEEMMKRAICARELGVPIVMHDYLTGGFTANTSLAHYCRDNGLLLHIHRAMHAVIDRQKNHGMHFRVLAKALRMSGGDHIHAGTVVGKLEGEREMTLGFVDLLRDDYIEKDRSRGIFFTQDWVSMPGVLPVASGGIHVWHMPALTEIFGDDSVLQFGGGTLGHPWGNAPGAVANRVALEACVQARNEGRDLAREGNEIIREASKWSPELAAACEVWKEIKFEFEPVDKLDKEKK, encoded by the coding sequence ATGAGTTGTAGGGAGGGACTTATGTCACCACAAACAGAGACTAAAGCAAGTGTTGGATTTAAAGCTGGTGTTAAAGATTACAAATTGAATTATTATACTCCTGACTACGAAGTCAAAGATACTGATATCTTGGCAGCATTCCGAGTAACTCCTCAACCTGGAGTTCCGCCCGAAGAAGCAGGGGCTGCGGTAGCTGCCGAATCTTCTACTGGTACATGGACAACTGTGTGGACTGATGGACTTACCAGTCTTGATCGTTACAAAGGGCGATGCTACCACATCGAGGCCGTTGTTGGGGAGGAAAATCAATATATTGCTTATGTAGCTTATCCTTTAGACCTTTTTGAAGAAGGTTCTGTTACTAACATGTTTACTTCCATTGTGGGTAATGTATTTGGTTTCAAAGCCTTACGAGCTCTACGTCTGGAGGATCTGCGAATTCCCACTTCTTATTCCAAAACTTTCCAAGGCCCGCCTCACGGCATTCAGGTTGAAAGAGATAAGTTGAACAAGTATGGTCGTCCCCTATTGGGATGCACTATTAAACCAAAATTGGGATTATCTGCAAAAAACTACGGTAGAGCGGTTTATGAATGTCTACGTGGTGGACTTGATTTTACCAAAGATGATGAAAACGTAAACTCACAACCATTTATGCGTTGGAGAGATCGTTTCTTATTTTGCACCGAAGCACTTTTTAAAGCGCAGGCCGAAACAGGTGAAATCAAAGGACATTACTTGAATGCTACTGCGGGTACatgtgaagaaatgatgaaaagggCCATATGTGCCAGAGAATTAGGAGTTCCTATCGTAATGCATGACTACTTAACTGGTGGATTCACTGCAAATACTAGCTTGGCTCATTATTGCCGTGACAACGGCCTACTTCTTCACATCCATCGCGCAATGCATGCAGTTATTGATAGACAGAAAAATCATGGTATGCATTTCCGTGTACTAGCTAAAGCATTACGTATGTCTGGTGGAGATCATATTCACGCCGGTACAGTAGTAGGTAAACTGGAAGGGGAACGTGAGATGACTTTAGGTTTCGTTGATTTATTACGTGATGATTATATCGAAAAAGACCGAAGTCGCGGTATTTTCTTCACTCAAGATTGGGTCTCTATGCCAGGTGTTCTGCCCGTGGCTTCAGGGGGTATTCATGTTTGGCATATGCCTGCTCTGACCGAAATCTTTGGGGATGATTCCGTACTACAGTTTGGCGGAGGAACTTTAGGACACCCTTGGGGAAATGCACCTGGTGCAGTAGCTAATAGGGTGGCTTTAGAGGCGTGTGTACAAGCTCGTAATGAGGGACGTGATCTTGCTCGTGAAGGTAATGAAATTATCCGTGAAGCTAGCAAATGGAGCCCTGAACTAGCCGCTGCTTGTGAAGTATGGAAAGAGATCAAATTCGAATTCGAACCAGTAGATAAGCTagataaagagaaaaagtaa
- the LOC135666668 gene encoding ATP synthase subunit beta, chloroplastic-like, whose product MRINPTPSSPAVSTLEEQNLGRIAQIIGPVLDVVFPPGKMPNIYNALVVKGRDTIGQQINVTCEVQQLLGNNRVRAVAMSATDGLMRGMEVIDTGAPLSVPVGGATLGRIFNVLGEPVDNLGPVDTSTTSPIHRPAPAFIQLETKLSIFETGIKVVDLLAPYRRGGKIGLFGGAGVGKTVLIMELINNIAKAHGGVSVFGGVGERTREGNDLYMEMKESGVINEKNIAESKVALVYGQMNEPPGARMRVGLTALTMAEYFRDVNEQDVLLFIDNIFRFVQAGSEVSALLGRMPSAVGYQPTLSTEMGSLQERITSTKEGSITSIQAVYVPADDLTDPAPATTFAHLDATTVLSRGLAAKGIYPAVDPLDSTSTMLQPRIVGEEHYETAQRVKQTSQRYKELQDIIAILGLDELSEEDRLTVARARKIERFLSQPFFVAEVFTGSPGKYVGLAETIRGFQLILSGELDSLPEQAFYLVGNIDEATAKAMNLEEEKVKEIILSTNSGQIGVLPNHAPIATAVDIGLLRIRLNNDQWLTVALMGGFARIGNNEITILGNDAEISTDIDPQEAQQALEIAEANLSRAEGKRQAIEANLALRRARTRVEAVNVISY is encoded by the exons atgagaatcaaTCCTACCCCTTCTAGTCCTGCGGTTTCcacacttgaagaacaaaacctAGGGCGTATCGCTCAAATTATTGGCCCAGTACTGGATGTTGTTTTTCCTCCGGGCAAGATGCCTAATATTTATAACGCTTTGGTAGTTAAGGGTCGAGATACTATTGGTCAGCAAATTAATGTGACTTGTGAGGTACAACAATTATTAGGAAATAATCGAGTTAGAGCTGTAGCTATGAGTGCTACAGATGGACTGATGAGAGGAATGGAAGTGATTGACACGGGAGCTCCTCTAAGCGTTCCAGTCGGTGGAGCTACCCTCGGACGAATTTTCAACGTTCTTGGGGAGCCTGTTGATAATTTAGGTCCTGTAGATACTAGCACAACATCTCCTATTCATAGACCTGCACCTGCCTTTATACAGTTAGAGACGAAATTATCAATCTTTGAAACAGGAATTAAAGTAGTGGATCTTTTAGCTCCTTATCGCCGTGGAGGAAAAATCGGACTATTTGGAGGAGCTGGAGTAGGTAAAACAGTACTCATCATGGAATTGATCAACAACATTGCCAAAGCTCATGGAGGCGTATCTGTATTTGGCGGAGTAGGCGAACGTACTCGTGAAGGAAATGATCTTTACATGGAAATGAAAGAATCCGgagtaattaatgaaaaaaatattgcagAATCAAAAGTAGCTCTAGTCTACGGTCAAATGAATGAACCGCCGGGAGCTCGTATGAGAGTTGGTTTGACTGCCCTAACTATGGCGGAATATTTCCGGGATGTTAATGAACAAGACGTACTTCTATTCATCGACAATATCTTTCGTTTCGTCCAAGCAGGATCAGAAGTATCCGCCTTATTGGGGAGAATGCCTTCTGCAGTGGGTTATCAACCTACCCTTAGTACAGAAATGGGTTCTTTGCAAGAAAGAATTACTTCTACCAAAGAGGGATCTATAACTTCGATCCAAGCCGTTTATGTACCTGCGGACGATTTGACCGACCCTGCTCCTGCCACGacatttgcacatttagatgctaCTACCGTATTATCGAGAGGATTAGCTGCCAAAGGTATTTATCCAGCAGTGGATCCTTTAGATTCAACGTCAACTATGTTACAACCTCGGATCGTTGGCGAGGAACATTATGAAACTGCGCAAAGAGTTAAGCAAACTTCACAACGTTACAAAGAACTTCAGGACATTATAGCTATTCTTGGGTTGGACGAATTATCCGAAGAAGATCGTTTAACTGTAGCAAGAGCACGAAAAATCGAGCGTTTCTTATCACAACCCTTCTTCGTGGCAGAAGTATTTACTGGTTCTCCAGGAAAATATGTTGGTCTTGCAGAAACAATTAGGGGGTTTCAACTGATCCTTTCCGGAGAATTAGACAGTCTTCCCGAGCAGGCCTTTTATTTAGTAGGTAACATCGATGAAGCTACCGCGAAAGCTATGAACTTAGAAGAGGAGA AagtgaaagaaataattttatctactaaTAGTGGCCAAATTGGCGTATTACCAAACCACGCCCCTATTGCCACGGCTGTAGATATAGGTCTTTTGAGAATACGCCTCAACAACGACCAATGGTTAACGGTGGCTCTGATGGGTGGTTTCGCTAGAATAGGTAATAATGAAATCACCATTTTAGGAAATGATGCGGAAATAAGTACTGACATTGATCCGCAAGAAGCTCAACAAGCTCTTGAAATAGCTGAAGCTAACTTGAGTAGAGCTGAGGGTAAGAGACAAGCAATTGAAGCGAATCTAGCTCTCAGACGAGCTAGGACACGAGTAGAGGCTGTCAATGTTATTTCCTACTAG